AGCGTAAATCCCCACGAACTATTCATTATAGTAAGGCCCTCAAAGTTCAAGAGCGCGAACGTTATGGCTGCGTTAACCTTACGATCTGTAGCACTAAGTCGAGGAGTTGAGCTTGTGCTAACAGACCTGCCCCAAGGTTTTGAGGTCCTTCTTAAGCGATATGAAAGGGCTGAGGAAGCTTTAAAGATGGCCGTAAAGCTCGGCTTGCTTTACTGGTCTGAGGGCGTGACAAAGGCGTATGAGCCCATAGTATCTTGCTTAAGTCGTCTGATGAGGGAAAACGTGAAGGTTATGTGCTATCTAGATCCATCAGATCTCGAAAGAGAAAGAGAGCTTGCTTTTAAGGTATCGAGATTGGTACTAAGAGCATCAATTAAGAAGATCGATGATAGAGACATCAAAGAGTGGGTTCAGGTGTTAGATGAATACGCACTCGGAAATCGAAGGATCTCCAATAGTTTAATTGACAAGTTAAAGTGCGTTAAAGAACGCAACGTGGCTGTTTTAGCTGGGCTAGAAGGCTTTCACTACGCTAAAAGGCTTAAAGACGAGGGGCTAAGCGTAAAGGTCGAAGCTGTCGGATTGCCGTACCTTCGAAGCCCGCTCGAAGTCATGATCCTCAAACACTCAAGAGGAGAGCTTACAGCTGATGAATTGAAGGCGCTCATAAACGAGTACGTTGAGTACATAAGGAACTATGTGATTAGATACGAGAGCTTAGAGGAAGCTCACGAAAAGTGGAGTTACAACAAAGCCCCATGGCTCAAGAGCTTACTTCTACAAGACTGATTTTGTGAATTGTAAATTAACATAACATGAAGTCGATGCGACAGGCCGCATCCTTAACCTATTGCCCTCGGTCCTACCAAATTCACCAATAACTCTAGATCACTATCAGTCTTAGCAAATATGTGAACGTTGCCTAGCTTCACGTTCTCAAGACCCTTATTTTTGGCTACGTAGTAGGCAGCTACCATTTCATGGATGGTGGGCGACCTAACGCTCCTCAGCTTGTACTCTGGGAAGAATGCAAGTATCGTGAAGGGGGTCCGCTTGTCGACATTAGCTACCAACTCAGCTATCTTCGCTATCTGATCCAGCTCAACCCAACCAGGTATGTAGAGCGTTAAGACTTCGAGAGTGAAGCCCATGTCAACTATTAATTCAGGAACCTTCAATATCCACTTATTCGTAGTACCACACAGCTTCCTGTAGACGTCCTCGTAGTACGCCTTTATATCGAGCCAGAAAGAATCCACGCCACCACTTGCAAGGATCTCGAGGTTCTTTGGAGTCAAGCCGTAGCCGTTAGTCTCAAGCAGTACCCAGAGATCGCTGCACTCCTTCTTTATCTTCTCGGCAGCTTGAGCGTAAAACTCAGCTCTACACGCAATATCTCCTCCAGTGAAGGCAACAATGTTCCTAGCCGGACCCCAGCCTTGAGGGCTCAAGATCACTTGATCCGGTCTAAGTACGTTTGGACATAGAGGATGCCTCTCATCCCATAAAACGCACATCCCGCAGTGCCTGCAAAGATCGGTTGCATGCCACATGGTCGCCCTCCACCTAGGCTCCTTAACGGTAACCATCTCCGCATACTTCACAGCCATGTTAGCTATGTCATCGGTTGACATCCAAGTACCGCTAACTCTTTGAGTAAAGTACCAAGAGTGGCACTTAAGGCACGTGTGATTGCAGCCTGATTGGTAGATGGAGAAGTAGTCCTCTGGCCTTGAAAGATGAGCAGCCTCTATCAGCCTATACCACTTGCCACCATCAAACCTGAGAGTTACCTGGCAGGCCGGCTTAAGTCCCTCTGGGCTTTCGGTTGCACAGCTTCCTCTAGGATATCCTTG
The sequence above is drawn from the Candidatus Nezhaarchaeota archaeon genome and encodes:
- a CDS encoding radical SAM protein is translated as MLLLGFAGLIDVVIIRPECNMEAQGYPRGSCATESPEGLKPACQVTLRFDGGKWYRLIEAAHLSRPEDYFSIYQSGCNHTCLKCHSWYFTQRVSGTWMSTDDIANMAVKYAEMVTVKEPRWRATMWHATDLCRHCGMCVLWDERHPLCPNVLRPDQVILSPQGWGPARNIVAFTGGDIACRAEFYAQAAEKIKKECSDLWVLLETNGYGLTPKNLEILASGGVDSFWLDIKAYYEDVYRKLCGTTNKWILKVPELIVDMGFTLEVLTLYIPGWVELDQIAKIAELVANVDKRTPFTILAFFPEYKLRSVRSPTIHEMVAAYYVAKNKGLENVKLGNVHIFAKTDSDLELLVNLVGPRAIG